A genome region from Deinococcus ruber includes the following:
- the murD gene encoding UDP-N-acetylmuramoyl-L-alanine--D-glutamate ligase yields MTIRNTDAGTEQERRRAAPTDPATSIRNIDAGTAQDRQSGTRPEVSTLIYGLGRSGRGVARFLAARGEGAEWYDARPAPQDLELMTQLGFVQGDPARPYTRVVAAPGVPIDHPDLLRLSAGGAEILGEVELAYRAFPDVPMVGVTGTAGKGSTTVLIAELLRSHGLKAREGGNIDPPLLDVIAQAEVAVVELSSFQLERVPSFRPAVAVISNLGVDHLDRHGSVQAYHAAKRNITAHQTPGDVLILAPGLDVPTRAQVMHFDPARLMLASGREVLPVAELPEGVHPANAAAALLAAEALLTRLGREPDPALLAAALRQARAVHGRFETVARLQTAAGTLRFINDSIATRTLAVQAALEQAAPPVAWLVGGRDKGAELEPLREAAQGKVVRVIGFGEDGEKFAGALGLPFFLVGGESGEAMMDNAVQAAVGALSLDGPPQGTVLLSPIGTSFDAFRDYQERGDAFTRAVQRVLTQLQSQEVKL; encoded by the coding sequence ATGACCATCAGGAACACAGACGCGGGAACGGAGCAAGAGAGAAGGAGGGCCGCCCCGACTGATCCTGCCACATCAATCAGGAACATAGACGCGGGAACGGCGCAGGACAGACAGAGCGGCACTCGTCCTGAGGTTTCCACGCTGATTTATGGCCTGGGCCGCAGCGGGCGCGGAGTGGCGCGGTTTCTGGCGGCGCGGGGCGAGGGAGCCGAATGGTACGACGCCCGCCCCGCCCCGCAGGATCTGGAACTGATGACCCAGCTGGGCTTTGTGCAGGGCGACCCGGCCCGCCCGTATACCCGCGTGGTTGCCGCGCCGGGCGTGCCCATCGACCACCCCGATCTGCTGCGGCTGAGCGCAGGCGGGGCAGAGATTCTGGGTGAAGTGGAACTGGCGTACCGCGCCTTTCCAGACGTGCCGATGGTGGGTGTGACCGGCACGGCGGGCAAGGGCAGCACCACCGTTCTGATTGCCGAACTGCTGCGCTCGCACGGACTGAAGGCCCGCGAGGGCGGCAACATCGACCCGCCGCTGCTCGATGTGATCGCGCAGGCAGAGGTGGCGGTGGTCGAGCTGTCGAGCTTCCAGCTGGAGCGCGTGCCCAGTTTTCGCCCGGCGGTGGCGGTCATCAGCAATCTGGGCGTGGATCATCTGGATCGGCACGGCAGCGTGCAGGCGTACCACGCGGCCAAGCGCAACATCACCGCGCACCAGACGCCGGGTGACGTGCTGATTCTCGCGCCGGGGCTGGACGTGCCCACGCGGGCACAGGTGATGCACTTTGACCCGGCGCGGCTGATGCTGGCGAGTGGACGCGAAGTGTTGCCGGTAGCCGAGCTGCCGGAAGGCGTCCATCCGGCCAATGCGGCGGCGGCTTTGCTGGCGGCAGAAGCGCTGCTGACTCGCCTGGGCCGCGAACCCGACCCGGCGTTGCTGGCGGCGGCGCTGCGGCAGGCCAGGGCAGTGCACGGGCGCTTCGAGACGGTGGCCCGCCTTCAGACTGCTGCGGGCACGCTGCGTTTCATCAACGACAGCATCGCCACACGCACGCTGGCGGTACAGGCGGCGCTGGAGCAGGCTGCACCCCCGGTGGCGTGGCTGGTGGGTGGGCGCGACAAGGGTGCGGAGCTGGAACCGCTGCGGGAAGCGGCGCAGGGCAAGGTCGTGCGGGTCATCGGCTTCGGGGAAGACGGCGAGAAGTTTGCGGGTGCGCTGGGCCTGCCCTTCTTTCTGGTGGGCGGCGAGAGCGGTGAAGCGATGATGGACAACGCGGTTCAGGCCGCTGTCGGGGCGCTCAGTCTGGACGGCCCGCCGCAGGGCACGGTACTGCTGTCGCCCATCGGCACGAGTTTCGACGCCTTCCGCGATTACCAGGAGCGCGGCGACGCCTTCACGCGAGCAGTCCAGCGCGTTCTGACGCAGCTTCAGAGCCAGGAGGTGAAGCTGTGA
- a CDS encoding HD-GYP domain-containing protein codes for MVQTADQNKIRILRIVTLRQLGKLETALSEIRPLITLSEQGKLTSEEDFLVACEASRVNVLIENQDEAIEYTIKARLLIPSVGAELQGYWYQVLLNFYAYLWFDEAFLEASQMACVFPPEGHFYASVWNRVVYEGNVGLALLVSRDYAGALQRFRISLDAIATSGVSHASYYHLRTVELLASALLGTPLDEDTLSSLRAELSEKSPLFLNILYTAWALEERRRGRFDHADTHFRAAFDLIERTSNFNRSTLLIYDLAIEFYKAREATATLIELLEKRIKIFDKIGQRVSHGFPRLMQQAGDLAQAKAEVQNSAVELIDSLALVGEYHDGTTGQHTGRVGHLVYRLASRLGLASATDLSMASRLHDIGKIGVREGVLKKTGLLTAAEREEMKQHTSYGYQMLANGSSSLIKLARAIAYAHHERWDGGGYPNGLAGESIPLPARVVAVADVFDALTSERPYKRAWTTREALDEIERQAGHQFDAGVVAVLRSIIEEGGIDEERG; via the coding sequence ATGGTGCAGACAGCAGACCAGAATAAAATAAGAATCCTGCGAATTGTTACGTTGCGGCAGCTTGGGAAACTTGAGACGGCCCTCTCAGAGATTCGCCCCCTGATTACTCTGAGCGAACAGGGAAAATTGACATCGGAAGAGGATTTTCTGGTGGCCTGTGAAGCAAGCCGCGTCAATGTGCTGATAGAGAATCAGGACGAGGCGATAGAGTACACCATCAAGGCGAGATTATTGATTCCGTCTGTGGGTGCCGAGTTGCAGGGCTACTGGTATCAGGTTCTGCTCAATTTCTATGCCTATCTGTGGTTTGACGAAGCCTTTCTGGAAGCCTCGCAGATGGCCTGTGTGTTTCCCCCGGAAGGACATTTTTATGCGTCGGTGTGGAATCGGGTGGTGTATGAAGGAAATGTCGGTCTGGCGCTGCTCGTTTCCCGCGACTATGCGGGGGCGCTCCAGCGTTTTCGGATCAGCTTGGACGCCATTGCCACGTCGGGGGTGTCGCATGCCAGTTATTACCACCTGCGAACGGTGGAACTGCTCGCCAGTGCGCTGCTCGGTACGCCCCTTGACGAAGACACCCTGAGTTCTCTGCGGGCCGAGTTGAGCGAAAAAAGCCCATTGTTCCTGAATATCCTGTATACCGCCTGGGCACTGGAGGAACGGCGAAGGGGCCGATTCGACCACGCCGACACGCATTTTCGCGCCGCCTTCGACCTGATTGAGCGCACCTCCAATTTCAACCGTTCCACCCTGCTGATCTACGATCTGGCTATCGAATTCTATAAAGCCCGCGAAGCCACCGCCACGCTGATCGAGCTGCTGGAGAAGCGGATCAAGATCTTCGACAAGATCGGGCAACGGGTGAGCCACGGATTTCCCCGGCTGATGCAGCAGGCAGGCGACCTTGCCCAGGCAAAGGCCGAAGTCCAGAACAGTGCTGTAGAGCTGATCGACAGTCTGGCACTGGTCGGTGAGTACCACGACGGCACCACCGGGCAGCACACCGGGCGCGTGGGCCACCTGGTTTACCGGCTTGCCAGCAGGCTCGGTCTGGCATCGGCCACCGATCTGTCGATGGCGTCCCGGCTTCACGACATCGGAAAAATCGGTGTCCGGGAAGGCGTTCTGAAGAAAACTGGACTGCTGACCGCCGCCGAGCGCGAAGAGATGAAACAGCACACCTCTTACGGCTATCAGATGCTGGCGAACGGATCGAGTTCACTCATCAAGCTGGCCCGCGCGATTGCGTATGCCCACCATGAGCGCTGGGACGGCGGCGGCTATCCGAACGGACTGGCAGGCGAGTCGATTCCTCTGCCCGCCAGGGTCGTCGCGGTGGCAGACGTGTTCGACGCCCTGACCAGCGAGCGCCCCTACAAGCGGGCGTGGACGACGCGGGAAGCGCTGGACGAGATCGAACGGCAGGCGGGGCATCAGTTCGATGCGGGCGTGGTGGCGGTGCTGCGGAGCATCATCGAAGAAGGCGGAATAGACGAAGAGAGAGGCTGA
- a CDS encoding MFS transporter encodes MTSSSARPDSLAALRFSAVRWLLLSGTAEGLAARALAVVIGYQLYRVTHSPLALGWLGLVEAIPALGLALLGGHFADRRDRKRIVLMTRAVMLLTALGMALFSTTEVVSLAALYALVFVSGLARGFGEPAASAFEMQVVPSAVYVNAASWLGSAGLAASMLGPAVGGFAFDLLSAHGAYLLIAALQGVALIAVWRVPVTGTPPKTEAENAEPIWDSIREGLNFVRRDPVLLGSMALDLFAVLFGGAVALLPIFADDILKVGAKGLGFLVAAPSVGALLVTLWATRFPPTRNAGRTLLLCVAGFGVSIIVFALSRSLWLSMVALVFSGGFDGISMVIRRSILRLRTPAHLRGRVASVSLLFIGSSNEIGAFESGFAANLLGTVRSVWLGGIVTLLVVGVSAWRLPELRRLSLAGIADEDSQPQSGEVLESR; translated from the coding sequence GTGACCAGTTCCTCTGCCCGCCCCGACAGTCTCGCCGCCCTGCGTTTCTCGGCGGTGCGCTGGCTGCTGCTCTCCGGGACTGCCGAGGGGCTGGCTGCCCGCGCCCTGGCAGTCGTCATCGGCTATCAGCTGTACCGCGTCACGCATTCGCCGTTGGCGCTGGGCTGGCTGGGGCTGGTCGAGGCGATTCCGGCGCTGGGGCTGGCGCTGCTGGGCGGCCACTTTGCAGATCGGCGCGACCGTAAACGCATCGTGCTGATGACACGGGCGGTGATGCTGCTGACCGCGCTGGGCATGGCGCTGTTTTCGACCACCGAAGTGGTGAGTCTGGCGGCGCTGTACGCGTTGGTCTTCGTGTCGGGGCTGGCGCGGGGCTTTGGCGAACCGGCAGCGAGCGCCTTCGAAATGCAGGTGGTACCGAGCGCCGTGTACGTCAACGCGGCGTCGTGGCTGGGCAGCGCGGGGCTGGCGGCCTCGATGCTGGGGCCAGCGGTGGGCGGATTCGCCTTCGATCTGCTGAGCGCCCACGGAGCCTATCTGCTGATCGCCGCACTTCAGGGCGTGGCGCTGATCGCGGTGTGGCGCGTGCCGGTGACGGGTACGCCGCCAAAAACGGAAGCCGAGAACGCCGAACCGATCTGGGACAGCATCCGCGAGGGGCTGAATTTCGTGCGGCGCGACCCGGTGTTGCTGGGCAGCATGGCGCTCGACCTCTTCGCCGTGCTGTTTGGCGGGGCAGTGGCGCTGCTGCCGATCTTTGCCGACGACATCCTGAAGGTGGGCGCAAAGGGGCTGGGCTTTCTGGTGGCCGCGCCTTCAGTCGGAGCGCTGCTCGTGACGCTGTGGGCCACCCGCTTTCCGCCCACCAGAAACGCGGGGCGCACGCTGCTGCTGTGCGTAGCGGGCTTCGGCGTCAGCATCATCGTGTTTGCGCTGTCGCGTTCGCTGTGGCTGTCGATGGTGGCACTGGTGTTCAGCGGCGGCTTCGACGGCATCAGCATGGTGATCCGCCGCTCGATTCTGCGGCTGCGTACACCTGCTCACCTGCGCGGCAGGGTTGCCAGCGTCAGCCTGCTGTTCATCGGATCGAGCAACGAAATCGGAGCCTTCGAAAGCGGATTCGCCGCCAATCTGCTGGGCACGGTTCGCAGCGTGTGGCTGGGCGGCATCGTCACGCTGCTGGTGGTGGGCGTGTCGGCGTGGCGCTTGCCGGAGCTGCGGCGCTTGAGTCTGGCGGGCATTGCCGACGAAGACAGCCAGCCGCAGAGCGGTGAAGTTCTGGAGAGCCGATAA
- a CDS encoding FtsW/RodA/SpoVE family cell cycle protein, with protein sequence MSLNLVIAQAMLLILGLLGLATSEPSMVPDHAVKVILALLITFGLSRLRPTAFMKMGTLVWVVTLILLALVLVIGVGSGTKRWLLLPGFQFQPSEFAKIGLILQLASFFSRRGVQHKLLSASLMIGFSTLLVLLEPDLGSTVLMFSLGLVLMYAAGVRFTNITGLVMAVVLLALPFVSIYLERHPYITARFDLHTAGDVTQLSQIEKAHRDLGYGGFWGQGPDGSRFDYFAAHTDMIIASVGFSTGLLGVTMVIFAYWLVVSAALQVAEMASRVRPMNPQVHGASILAMGAMFMVVGQAFVNLAVAAGIFPVTGVPLPLVSYGFSSMLTMSIAFALIHSALREVRRNLPQEEASVELVPTAAD encoded by the coding sequence GTGAGCCTGAATCTGGTGATCGCACAGGCCATGCTGCTGATCCTGGGCCTGCTGGGGCTGGCGACCTCCGAGCCGAGTATGGTGCCCGACCACGCCGTCAAGGTGATTCTGGCGCTGCTCATCACCTTCGGGCTGTCGCGGCTGCGCCCCACGGCCTTTATGAAGATGGGCACGCTCGTCTGGGTCGTCACGCTGATTCTGCTGGCGCTGGTGCTGGTGATCGGTGTGGGCAGCGGCACCAAGCGCTGGCTGCTGCTGCCGGGCTTTCAGTTTCAGCCGTCCGAGTTCGCCAAGATCGGACTGATTCTCCAGCTCGCCAGCTTCTTTTCGCGGCGCGGCGTGCAGCACAAGCTGCTGAGCGCCAGCCTGATGATCGGCTTCAGCACGCTGCTGGTCCTGCTGGAACCCGACCTGGGCAGCACGGTGCTGATGTTCTCGCTGGGCCTGGTCCTGATGTACGCGGCGGGCGTGCGCTTCACCAATATCACCGGGCTGGTGATGGCGGTCGTGCTGCTGGCGCTGCCGTTTGTCAGCATCTATCTGGAGCGCCATCCGTATATCACGGCCCGTTTCGATCTTCATACCGCCGGAGACGTAACGCAGCTCAGCCAGATCGAGAAGGCCCACCGCGACCTGGGGTACGGCGGTTTCTGGGGCCAGGGGCCAGACGGCTCGCGCTTCGACTACTTCGCCGCCCACACCGATATGATCATCGCCTCGGTGGGCTTCTCGACGGGCCTGCTGGGTGTCACGATGGTGATCTTCGCGTACTGGCTGGTGGTCAGCGCCGCCCTTCAGGTCGCAGAGATGGCCTCGCGGGTACGCCCGATGAATCCGCAAGTTCACGGGGCCAGCATTCTGGCGATGGGCGCGATGTTCATGGTGGTGGGGCAGGCGTTTGTGAATCTGGCGGTGGCGGCGGGCATCTTCCCGGTCACAGGTGTGCCGCTGCCGCTGGTCAGTTACGGATTTTCCAGCATGCTCACCATGAGCATCGCCTTCGCACTGATCCACTCGGCTCTGCGTGAAGTCCGGCGGAATCTGCCGCAGGAGGAAGCGTCGGTGGAACTGGTGCCGACAGCGGCAGACTGA
- a CDS encoding GMC family oxidoreductase: protein MTETAVDFVIVGAGSAGCVLANRLSEDGACRVLLLEAGVPDSAPEIGIPAAFPKLFKSPLDWNYETEPQEHLDGRKLYWPRGKMLGGCSSINAMIYIRGNRADYDAWAEQGNAGWSYDDVLPYFIRAEDNEDGASEFHGAGGPLHVENRRYTNPICDAIVEGFESLGYPHSSDFNGASQEGVGRYQVTQKGGVRWSTVSGYLRPALGRPNLEALTGAHVTRVLLENGAAVGVQYMQDGETHTVHAARGVILSAGAITSPHLLMLSGVGERTQLEAAGIPVLHELPGVGQNLQDHVFVPLVYATDTPGLKDALSEAQMGLYMSEQQGMLVSNIAETGGFLKTRPELDAPDLQYHNGPALFIDHGFVELDGYHFTLLPSLIKPASRGRIRLASADPQQAPLIEPNYLSDPADMDVLIAGLELGRRAALAAPLDLHRRDEVMPGADITDRAGLEAHVRAQAMTIYHPVGTCKMGHDELAVVDDTLKVHGLERLWVADASVMPEIVRGNTNAPTIMIAEKAADLILGRPAAARASRQEAVSADD from the coding sequence ATGACAGAGACTGCGGTGGATTTTGTGATCGTGGGCGCGGGGTCGGCAGGTTGTGTGCTGGCAAATCGCCTGAGCGAAGACGGAGCATGCCGCGTGCTGCTGCTGGAAGCCGGAGTGCCCGACAGCGCCCCAGAGATCGGCATTCCGGCAGCGTTTCCGAAGCTGTTCAAGTCGCCGCTCGACTGGAATTATGAAACCGAGCCGCAGGAGCATCTGGACGGGCGCAAGCTGTACTGGCCGCGCGGCAAGATGCTGGGCGGGTGCAGCAGCATCAACGCCATGATCTATATCCGGGGCAACAGGGCCGACTACGACGCCTGGGCCGAGCAGGGCAACGCGGGCTGGAGCTACGACGACGTGCTGCCGTACTTCATCCGGGCCGAAGACAATGAAGACGGCGCGAGCGAGTTTCACGGGGCGGGCGGGCCGCTGCACGTCGAAAACCGCCGCTATACCAACCCCATCTGTGACGCCATCGTGGAAGGATTCGAGTCGCTTGGCTATCCGCACAGCAGCGATTTCAACGGAGCGTCGCAGGAAGGTGTGGGCCGCTATCAGGTGACGCAGAAGGGCGGCGTTCGCTGGAGCACCGTCAGCGGGTATCTGCGCCCGGCGCTGGGGCGGCCCAATCTGGAAGCCCTGACCGGGGCGCACGTCACGCGGGTGCTGCTGGAAAACGGCGCGGCAGTGGGCGTGCAGTACATGCAGGACGGCGAAACGCACACCGTTCATGCGGCCCGTGGCGTGATTCTGAGCGCCGGAGCCATCACCTCGCCGCACCTGCTGATGCTGTCGGGCGTGGGCGAGCGCACGCAACTGGAGGCGGCAGGCATTCCCGTGCTGCACGAGTTGCCGGGCGTGGGGCAGAATCTTCAGGATCATGTGTTCGTGCCGCTGGTGTACGCCACCGACACGCCCGGCCTGAAAGACGCGCTGAGCGAGGCGCAGATGGGCCTGTACATGAGCGAGCAGCAGGGCATGTTGGTGTCCAACATCGCGGAGACGGGCGGCTTCCTGAAGACTCGGCCCGAGCTGGACGCGCCCGATTTGCAATACCACAACGGCCCGGCGCTGTTCATCGATCACGGCTTCGTCGAATTGGACGGCTACCATTTCACGCTGCTGCCGTCGCTCATTAAGCCTGCCAGCCGGGGCCGGATTCGGCTGGCGAGTGCCGACCCGCAGCAGGCCCCGCTGATCGAACCCAACTATCTGAGCGACCCTGCCGATATGGACGTGCTGATTGCCGGGCTGGAACTGGGCCGCCGGGCCGCCCTCGCCGCCCCGCTCGATCTGCACCGCAGAGACGAGGTGATGCCGGGGGCCGATATCACCGACCGCGCCGGACTCGAAGCGCACGTGCGGGCGCAGGCCATGACCATCTATCATCCGGTGGGCACATGCAAAATGGGACACGACGAACTGGCAGTGGTGGACGACACCCTGAAAGTGCACGGTCTGGAACGTCTGTGGGTGGCCGACGCCAGCGTCATGCCCGAGATCGTGCGCGGCAACACCAACGCGCCCACCATCATGATTGCCGAGAAAGCCGCCGACCTGATCCTGGGGCGGCCCGCTGCGGCGCGGGCAAGCAGGCAGGAGGCAGTCAGCGCCGACGATTAG
- a CDS encoding molybdopterin oxidoreductase family protein produces the protein MTHSDVPFPSVRSLLPADGVYYRACNLCEAICGLELTVKGGEVVDVRGDTSDPLSKGHICPKGAMLPDLHRDPDRLKRPLRREGSAWVEMEWEDALDYVVERLKAVQAQHGPDAVGVYQGNPSVHNSGTLLSAGGFLKALGTRNFYSATSVDQLPHHRAALEMLGHPLLLPIPDVDRTDFLLMMGANPAASNGSILTAPGLKERLKAIRGRGGRVVLLDPRRTESAAYAEHHFIRPGTDAALLLSLLHVIFAEHLEKPGRLLDFTDGLDALRAAALPYSPEAVARQTGLDAEFIRTLARDFAASPSAVAYGRIGLSTQAFGGLCQWLLNALNIVTGNFDREGGAMLPLPAFDQLMRAKKGERPLHRSASRVRGLPEFDGEFPSAALAEEMDTPGAGQIRAFISVAGNPVLSTPDGARLDKALEGLEFMVSIDPYLNETTRHADVILPPATGLETEHYDVIFHHFAVRNTARLNPAVFPIGPDQRFDWQIFGGLRERLTGARGNDPAARLALGLKHGPYKLELDALKAAPHGLDFGPMKPCLPQRLLNEQGRIQLAPQSFLDDLPRLDAALSAPVPAFVLIGRRQLRSNNSWMHNTPRLMRGTDRCTLMLHPDDAAKLGVEAGEQLNVTSRVGSVTVPAEVTDTLMPGVVSLPHGFGHGRSGTRLSVAQQHPGASYNDLSDPLLLDELTGNAAVSGVPVEVAKVAQRVEVEVLSAD, from the coding sequence ATGACCCATTCCGACGTACCGTTTCCGTCTGTCCGTTCCCTGCTGCCCGCCGACGGCGTGTATTACCGCGCCTGCAATCTGTGCGAGGCCATCTGCGGCCTGGAACTGACCGTGAAGGGCGGTGAGGTGGTGGATGTGCGCGGCGACACCTCGGATCCGCTGTCGAAGGGCCACATCTGCCCGAAGGGAGCGATGCTGCCCGACCTGCACCGCGACCCCGACCGGCTGAAACGCCCGCTGCGCCGCGAAGGAAGCGCCTGGGTCGAGATGGAGTGGGAAGACGCGCTCGATTACGTGGTCGAGCGCCTGAAAGCGGTGCAGGCACAGCATGGCCCGGACGCGGTGGGCGTGTATCAGGGCAATCCCAGCGTGCATAACAGCGGCACCCTCCTGAGTGCGGGCGGATTCCTGAAGGCGCTGGGCACGCGCAACTTCTATTCGGCCACCAGCGTCGACCAGCTGCCGCACCACCGCGCCGCACTGGAAATGCTGGGACACCCGCTGCTGCTCCCGATTCCCGATGTGGACAGAACCGACTTCCTGCTGATGATGGGAGCCAACCCCGCCGCCAGCAACGGCAGCATCCTGACCGCGCCGGGCCTGAAGGAGCGCCTGAAGGCCATTCGCGGGCGCGGCGGGCGGGTGGTGCTGCTCGATCCACGCCGCACCGAAAGCGCCGCCTACGCCGAACACCACTTCATTCGCCCCGGTACAGACGCCGCGCTGCTGCTGTCGCTGCTGCACGTGATCTTCGCGGAACATCTGGAAAAACCGGGCCGCCTGCTCGACTTCACCGACGGACTGGACGCGCTGCGGGCCGCCGCTCTCCCGTATTCGCCGGAAGCGGTGGCGCGGCAGACCGGGCTGGACGCCGAGTTTATCCGCACGCTGGCCCGCGACTTCGCCGCCAGTCCTTCGGCGGTGGCTTACGGACGCATCGGGCTGAGCACCCAGGCGTTCGGCGGGCTGTGTCAGTGGCTGCTGAACGCGCTGAACATCGTGACCGGAAACTTTGACCGCGAGGGGGGCGCGATGCTGCCGCTGCCCGCCTTCGATCAGCTGATGCGGGCGAAGAAGGGCGAGCGCCCGCTGCACCGCTCCGCCTCGCGGGTGCGCGGGCTGCCGGAATTCGACGGCGAGTTCCCGAGCGCTGCCCTGGCCGAAGAGATGGATACCCCCGGCGCGGGCCAGATTCGGGCATTTATCAGCGTGGCGGGCAATCCGGTGCTCAGTACCCCGGACGGCGCGAGGCTGGATAAAGCGCTGGAAGGGCTGGAATTCATGGTCAGCATCGACCCGTACCTGAACGAGACGACCCGGCACGCCGACGTGATCCTTCCGCCCGCCACCGGGCTGGAAACCGAGCATTACGACGTGATCTTCCACCATTTCGCGGTTCGCAACACAGCGCGGCTGAATCCGGCGGTCTTCCCTATCGGGCCAGATCAGCGCTTCGACTGGCAGATTTTCGGCGGTCTGCGCGAACGCCTGACCGGGGCGCGTGGCAACGACCCCGCCGCACGGCTGGCGCTGGGCCTGAAGCACGGGCCGTACAAACTGGAACTCGACGCGCTGAAGGCTGCCCCGCACGGGCTGGACTTCGGGCCGATGAAGCCCTGCCTGCCACAGCGGTTGCTGAACGAACAGGGGCGCATCCAGCTCGCTCCGCAGAGCTTTCTGGACGACCTGCCCCGACTGGACGCCGCGCTGAGTGCCCCGGTTCCGGCCTTCGTGCTGATCGGACGGCGGCAGCTTCGCAGCAACAATTCCTGGATGCACAACACCCCCCGCCTGATGCGCGGCACCGACCGCTGCACCCTGATGCTGCACCCGGACGACGCCGCGAAACTGGGCGTGGAAGCAGGCGAACAGCTGAACGTTACCAGCCGGGTGGGAAGCGTGACCGTGCCCGCCGAAGTGACCGATACGCTGATGCCGGGCGTGGTCAGTCTGCCGCACGGCTTCGGCCACGGCAGGAGCGGCACCCGCCTGAGCGTGGCGCAGCAGCACCCCGGCGCAAGCTACAACGACCTGTCCGACCCACTGCTGCTCGATGAATTGACCGGAAACGCGGCAGTGAGTGGTGTTCCGGTGGAAGTGGCGAAGGTAGCACAGAGAGTAGAGGTGGAGGTGCTGAGCGCGGATTAA
- a CDS encoding phospho-N-acetylmuramoyl-pentapeptide-transferase, whose translation MMVVAALLSWFLVGLFIMFAKRYGWGQPIRQEGPQTHLKKEGTPTAGGIGFVLAMVLCWLGMYLTGHGGGQKELLLILAALGMGAIGLVDDLLKIRSRMVGGKKELLAREKFPLQFLVGLIFAIFAAPLAPHTWVHGLGLYGDIVLYTLVMVGAVNAFNFTDGLDGLLGGVSIIVLLPLLGVSPVSVLMVGVILGFLWFNAHPARVFMGDMGSHAIGGVAAGAYILHADVWLLPISAVIPVVAVLSVVLQVLYFRRTGGKRLFRMSPIQHHFEELGWPETHVTLRFWIITALGTALVWSVLRGTLPVI comes from the coding sequence ATGATGGTCGTCGCTGCGCTGCTGTCGTGGTTTCTGGTCGGCCTGTTCATCATGTTCGCCAAGCGCTATGGCTGGGGGCAGCCGATCCGTCAGGAAGGCCCGCAGACGCACCTGAAAAAGGAAGGCACGCCCACCGCTGGCGGCATCGGCTTCGTGCTGGCGATGGTGCTGTGCTGGCTGGGAATGTACCTGACCGGGCACGGCGGCGGCCAGAAGGAACTGCTGCTCATCCTGGCGGCGCTGGGCATGGGGGCCATCGGTCTGGTCGACGATCTGCTGAAGATCCGCTCGCGCATGGTGGGCGGCAAGAAGGAACTGCTGGCCCGCGAGAAATTCCCGCTGCAATTTCTGGTGGGCCTGATCTTCGCGATCTTCGCCGCGCCGCTCGCGCCGCACACCTGGGTGCATGGCCTGGGTCTCTACGGCGATATCGTGCTGTACACCCTCGTGATGGTGGGCGCGGTCAACGCCTTCAACTTCACCGATGGCCTCGACGGACTGCTGGGCGGCGTCAGCATCATCGTGCTGCTGCCGCTGCTGGGCGTGTCGCCGGTTTCGGTGCTGATGGTGGGCGTCATCCTGGGCTTTCTGTGGTTCAACGCTCACCCGGCCCGCGTGTTCATGGGCGACATGGGATCGCACGCGATTGGCGGAGTGGCGGCGGGCGCATACATCCTGCATGCCGACGTATGGCTGCTGCCGATCTCGGCTGTTATTCCGGTGGTGGCAGTGCTCAGCGTGGTGCTTCAGGTGCTGTATTTCCGGCGTACCGGGGGCAAGCGGCTGTTCCGTATGTCGCCCATTCAGCACCACTTCGAGGAACTCGGCTGGCCCGAAACCCACGTGACGCTGCGCTTCTGGATCATCACGGCGCTCGGCACGGCGCTGGTGTGGAGCGTGCTGCGCGGAACACTTCCCGTCATCTGA